GAATCAAATGTATCTCCACTTCATCCCTGAAGCAAAATTTGGATggatgccgaatttgcttatacccACACAATTCTGAAGCACTCCGTATATCTAAATGCCCGACATTCAGCTAACTAATGGCCAAAATTCAGTGATGAATCGATATGGATTACAGATAGATACATACATGTATGTATCTGTCAACATAACTGATTTCAGTACAACACCACAAGCAGAAGACTGAATTAACCAGGATCCTCTTTCAATACAGTTATAGTTGCATCCTCTTCCTTACAGAATTAACCAGGGGAGCTTTATTCAACAAAAGTGGTGAGGGTACAATCAGCCAATAAATAGGCTGCTAACCACAAAAGAGAACCAACTGCTCATCACCATCAATGTACATGTTTTTGCTTGCTAATgacattattattatacacatggcATGGTGATGGGAACGGATAGGATGGTGATTGATTGTACATGCATGCTGCACATTCTGCTTACTGGATTGATTACTGTTTGCTTTATCCCTTTACACAAGTAACAACTAGTACTGTAgtatacatacatatacatggcCTAGGAATTTCACTTCCTACCTGCGGAAACAGagctacttctcgccatccttgtcGTCGCCACCGGTTGTCGCCGCTCCATCACCGTCATCGCCGCTGTGTGAGAAGTGGGATTTGAGCCCGATCCAGCACTGGTAGTAGTCGAGGTCCCGGGACGGCGACTCCAGGGCCCAGCGGCACACGCGCGGGATCAGAGCCGACTCGAACATGAATGCCAGCGTGCCACTCAGCCTCGTCGGCGTGTTGGCGTCCGGTCCGCCAAGCTTGCTGATGGTCGCCTCGTACGTCTTGGTGTCTGGCCCGTGCGGCGTCATGCAGCTGTGCAGGCTCGCGCCTCCTGGGAGGAAACCATCGGCTTTAGCCTGTGTTGCAAAGTTCAGTTCAGGACTTCAGGAAACAGATAACAAGTTCATCTCAGTTTATACCGAGGCCAGAGATTCATTACCTCATACACGCCGTAGATCAGCCCCATGAACTCGCTCATGCAGTTGCGGTGGTAGTACGGAGGTCGGAACGTGTTCTCGGCCACCAGCCATCGTGGCGGGAATATCACGAAATCAAGCAGTGCCACGCCAGGCTTGTCAGTTGGAGCAGTAAGCACTGAAAGTGAGGAACAATATATGCACAAGGTTGTTAGCCTTAGAACCCCAACCCATGAATCAACTAAAATGGCCCTGAAAACTGAAGTATTATCTCAGTCAGAAGAAGCAGTCACCTGTGTTTACTGAGGGATCAGCGTGATCGAACAGGACAGTGTTAAACGGACAAAACTTGCTCAGATCGTACTGAAACGAAACAAAATCAAGTTAGGCACACATGGTAGAGCTTACTCAGATTGTACTAGAAGGAAATAAGTAATATCAAGCTAGGCAAATATGGCAAGATGTTGGACCAAAAAGAAATCAGGGACTTAATCTTTAATGAAGGATGCATAAAGAAGACGACAAAAATTAACAGCTAAAACTTAAAAGTGACTCAACAGACCTTGTAAGGGACATAGTTTCCATGCCAGGCGACCACGTTAAACGGCGAGAAATCCTGCGTAGCTGTAAAAAGCTCACCACCATACTTCTGCACTATGACGTATCCAGGGCGGTGGGCTTGCTCGAACCATGCCGTGGGGGAGAGGAAATCCCTTGCTGAAGCCAAACCATTAGCACCTGCACCCCAACCACACATTAGGCACCTTATAACAGCACAGCATGCTGATTCAGACTTAAGTAGAATACAGAATGCAGAGGCACGAGTATATTACCAATTGGGCCGAGATCAGGGAGCTGGAAATGGGCGCCGAAGATCTCTGAAACGTAGCCGCGCGAAGGCCCGTCAGGCAAGTCGACGGCGAAGCGGAAGCCCTGAGGAATGACGACGATCTCGCCGGGCGGCACCAGCATCTTTCCGCATTCGGTTGTGATCAACAACTCTGGGCTTGACACCAAAACCGTGGAAGTAATGAGGATCGACGTTCTCATCAAAGGTAATGAAAACTTAACAGGCAGTGCATCATTACATAAAGAAATAAAAAATCCTTTTTCTTTCTAGAACTTTTTAAAGAGAAAACTATGCTGTCAAACGCACGTGACGACAGAAGACGACATAAGCGGGACACTGGAAAAGGACGGCGAGCACATAAGTTTGGGGAACAACAGTAAGACGCGATCATCGCCCTATTGGTAGTGGGTTCCGGTATGTATACTAACAAAGAAGGTGTGACTGAATTATGAGGCAATTTCAGTCCAGATTTTCTTTTCAAATGCTATCAATCACACATACAACGACACAAGACGGTACGGGCGGGGCACTGAAAAGGATGTCAAGCAGAGACTGTTGGGGAACAAACGGTGGGATGTCCAGGTGATAATAACCCTGCTGGTGGCGTAGCGGGGTATGGTGTAGTAACAAAGGAAATGGCGGTTGTGTTGCTGAATTGTGAGTTGGTTTATCGGAATGAAGCATGAGGTTAGATGCAGGAAGATACTGGTACAGTGTGTCTGAATTTAGTGGTTTGGAGTGAAAGGCGCTGCACTCACTCCCTTGCTGTGGCACGATGAGGAAGTCGCCGTCGGCGTTGCAGAAGGCGCACCCGTCCATTGACTTGTTGGCGGCGTACCTGGAACAAGAGGGCATGAGCATGAGCACGAGCGCGAAGCAGAGTCAATCGGCCATTCAATTTTGGTCTGAATTTGGAACAGCTGAATAGAGTCAACTGTGGAGTGGAGTGGTGAGGTGAACAGTCTGAACTGAAGGATGGTTCAGTTCAGTTCAGACATTAACAAGTCAGAAAGAAGCAGGGGAGCAGTTGGAGCAGCAGAGTGGAGGACATACATGTGGACTGCGAATCCGTGGCGGAGGAAGGAGCTGCCGGCGCCGCAGACGGTGTAGAGGCCGTCGACGAAGTCGAGGTCCGCATCTGCATCGCGGGGCGGCAGGTCGGCGGGCCGCCATCGGAGCTGGGTGGGCGTGGCGACGGCGGCGTTCGGGTCGTGGAAGTCGGCGAGGAGGCGCGGGTTGGGCGGGGTCCGCGGGTGGAAGGGGTCGTGGGTCACCGACGGCTTGATCCGGTACATCCACCTGCAAATCAAATCGGAAAGAAGAAAGAGCGGATCTTGATTCAGCCTCGCCTCGACTGGAGGTTGGAATGGCGGGGgagcagagcagaggaggagggaggaagaagagCGTACGTTCGTAGGTTGCGGTGGCGCGGGGTGGTGAAGGAGGTGCCGGAGAGCTGCTCGGCGTAGAGCCCCAGCGGGCAGAGCAGCGGGCTGTTGTGGCCGTTGGCGGGTAGCGCCCCCGGGACGGCCTCCGAGGCGAAGCTGTTGCCCAGCCCCGACAGGTACGCGTACCCGTCGCCGTTCTGCTCCGGCTGGTTTGGCGGGTCGGCGGACATGGTgtccggtggcggtggcggtggcggtggcccttcCCAGACGCCGGCGAGGCGAAGAGGGAGCGAGTGGCGAGCAGGCGAGGCGTGTGGGAGTGAGGGACAGCGTCAGGAGGTCGTCGCCTTGTGCGGCAGATGAGATGGATGAAGCGTCTCTCTCCTCTCACCACTCCCAATAACAATTAGCAAAGCAGCACTCTAGTACTCACGATCCCAAATGCTTTATTATTACAGCGGAGCATCTCAATTATCATATTTCAAATCCAACAGACTACCAAATTTGGCATGTGTTGACTATGATGAAGTTCATCCACGGCCGCCCtcgcccttgccgtccttctcgcgGAAGTACCGGTCGAAGACGCAATATGGACCGAACCGGATCTGCGCATCGCCGGGAGTTGTCCTTGCCGTCACTGTCCGCCTTCTCCTCTTTCAGTGGGAGTCCGACAGGAAAAACCAGACCAAACCGACGGTCCGACAGGAAAAAACCAGAACCGATGCCCTGTCCAGTTTTTAAGGCGCACTCATCTTTTGATTAAGAAAAACCTGAAGATATTCATAAAATGACCTGTAAAACTTGTGACCCAACTCTTTCTTTGTGCCCAGGCACACTAAATGACCTGTaaaactaggctagcaacacaTTCAGTAAGGGACGACATCCAATATTACATGTATTCGTTTGTTTTAAGGCCAATTTTAATATTGAAGAATAACCTAGATATTTCGGGTTTTCTTATTGCAAACGAAATGAACAGATGAACCAGTTGTCCGACCAATCAAAAACTAAACCGACAGCCTCCCCGGtctgattttttttttttgaaactatatatGGTTTTAGTACACTATATGCCATGTGCTGATGAACAGACAATAGTTTGATCGACGGATCAAACATTGACAGGAGATTGAAGCACACAATAAGATGAAAAACCAGTGAAGCAAATCGCATCAATCACTCTATGTATGTGCCTTTCTCATGGTAACAAGCTGGAGCATGCGTTTTTACCTGTTACAGACTGTCTGCTGTTAAAAATGCACCCTGTCAGTCCTGATGAATatgtactgtagctagcagtatgtCTCGACAGACGGGACCCTCTGCTGCATGTGCTGAAAACAAACCACCAAACTGCAATGCTACCACACATACATTCATGTCCCTAGCAAGCTATATGGAAATGCGCGTCTGTCTCTTCAACATCATCGGCGCCCTAGTTCTTCCCTCGCCGTTCATATCCATGGATGGGCGGGAATGTAAACAGAACAACCGGGCAAGGCAACCTTGGCCGCCTCCATTTTCTTCAACTCCTTGGACAAATGTCTGCAACTGACAGCAGATGAAGGCAGGCAGGCacacaagaagaggaagaagatgagaaacCAGTGAAGCAACCCATGCAACCATCTACTACTAACCCCTCTCCTCCTGTTTTCCCCTACCCAGACCTACAAACCAGCAAGGGCCTGCCTGCCCTGCTCTGCGGATGAAACACCTAGAAACAATCCTCCCGGTCCAAAGCTGCTGCTGCTCACACAAAGTGAACCCAGCCCAGGTATAACAAGCACTCACCTAACAGGCACCAAGCCACCTTTGCATTGCTTCCTTCCACTGCATTTGCATCCCATCCCATCCCAACCCCAACCTTGCTGCTGCCTGCCACCGCCCCACCGCACTCTGCTCACCCCTTCACCCACATATACACATGATTTCATCCTCCCCAGCTGAAAACTAGCTGCTGCCTCACACTCTGCTACCGTCAACCAAAGCCATGAGGGGTTTCCCGCTGGCCGGCGTGCTGGTGGCGCTGCTGCTCGCCGCCGGGGAGCTGCATTGCGCAGCAACAGCGGCACCAGCACCACCAGCAAAGGCATCGGCGCCACCGCCGCAACACCCAGGAGCGCCACCACAGCACGCACCACCATCGCCTCCGCGGCGACACCGATCATCACATGGACGAGCCCCGCCGGTTCCCAGGAAGCAGGaccctccatcatcaccaccgccaccgccgccgaagcAGGACCCTCCGCCTCCATCGCCGCCTCAGCAGCAGCAGGACCCTCCATCGCCACCGCCACAGCAGATCATACCACCAATACAGGTCGTGCCACCAATTCAGGACCCCGACGCGGCGGCACCAGCACAGCCACCCAGGGGCGGCAACCGCTCCGCGGTCTGCACCACCCTCCTCGTGTTCGGGGACTCGACGGTGGACCCAGGCAACAACAACCGCCTGCGGACGACAGCCAAGGCCAACTTCCCGCCCTACGGCATCAACTTCTACGGCCGCAGGCCCACCGGCCGCTTCACCAACGGCAGGCTGGCCACTGATATGCTGGGTAACAgttacatatttcttcctctgtctCCTTTTGCTGCTGTTGTTTCAGGATACCTGACTTGGCAGAGTTGCGGCGGTTGTGCAGCGGACAAGCTCGGTATAATGAGGACCATCCCGGGCTTCCTTGACCCAACGCTCAAGCTGGGGCAGCTCAGGAAGGGGGTGAGCTTCGCGTCGGCGGGCTCTGGATACGACGATATCACTGCCAACACATTAGTACGTCGTCAGCATCAACTGTTAATATTTTCAGCCATATCACTGCATGAAAATGTATCTGTTTGATAGCAATCTTAGTGAATGAATCATTAAAGCACAAAGTTCATATGTGTGGTTCATTCAGATGATAAAAAAAAACCTGCCTCCTAGTAGAGTTAAACTCATAAAATAGGCATGACTGGTCATGCAACAAGGTTGACCTAAACAGGACCCAAAATGATTCAGTACTTGTTCGATTCACTTCACTGGCAAATAAAACTTTCCTGTAGGACAAAAAAAAGTAATGCTGTTGAAGAAATCTAAATGAAATTTAGATACTCATTCATGAATTGTGCTGTGGTAGCTATTAGCTAAGCTTCTTACTTGCAGAGCGCGCTGCCATTCCGGAGACAACTGTGGCACTTCTGGCGTTACAAGCAACTGATCCGAGCCCTGCTCGGACTGAGAAGAGCAGAGCGAATTGTTAACAGGGCTACCTTCATCATAAGTGCTGGTACAAATGACATGCTCCTAAACTACATCGCGTCAAACCGATCAGCTGGCCCCATCGCCATGCTGCGGTACGAGAACCACCTGATAGCACGCCTCGGCAACTATACCCAGGTAAGCATGAATCTATGGACCAAACTACCTGGCAT
This portion of the Triticum dicoccoides isolate Atlit2015 ecotype Zavitan chromosome 7A, WEW_v2.0, whole genome shotgun sequence genome encodes:
- the LOC119331057 gene encoding homogentisate 1,2-dioxygenase-like, which translates into the protein MSADPPNQPEQNGDGYAYLSGLGNSFASEAVPGALPANGHNSPLLCPLGLYAEQLSGTSFTTPRHRNLRTWMYRIKPSVTHDPFHPRTPPNPRLLADFHDPNAAVATPTQLRWRPADLPPRDADADLDFVDGLYTVCGAGSSFLRHGFAVHMYAANKSMDGCAFCNADGDFLIVPQQGKLLITTECGKMLVPPGEIVVIPQGFRFAVDLPDGPSRGYVSEIFGAHFQLPDLGPIGANGLASARDFLSPTAWFEQAHRPGYVIVQKYGGELFTATQDFSPFNVVAWHGNYVPYKYDLSKFCPFNTVLFDHADPSVNTVLTAPTDKPGVALLDFVIFPPRWLVAENTFRPPYYHRNCMSEFMGLIYGVYEAKADGFLPGGASLHSCMTPHGPDTKTYEATISKLGGPDANTPTRLSGTLAFMFESALIPRVCRWALESPSRDLDYYQCWIGLKSHFSHSGDDGDGAATTGGDDKDGEK
- the LOC119332240 gene encoding GDSL esterase/lipase At5g45950-like isoform X1 — translated: MRGFPLAGVLVALLLAAGELHCAATAAPAPPAKASAPPPQHPGAPPQHAPPSPPRRHRSSHGRAPPVPRKQDPPSSPPPPPPKQDPPPPSPPQQQQDPPSPPPQQIIPPIQVVPPIQDPDAAAPAQPPRGGNRSAVCTTLLVFGDSTVDPGNNNRLRTTAKANFPPYGINFYGRRPTGRFTNGRLATDMLGNSYIFLPLSPFAAVVSGYLTWQSCGGCAADKLGIMRTIPGFLDPTLKLGQLRKGVSFASAGSGYDDITANTLSALPFRRQLWHFWRYKQLIRALLGLRRAERIVNRATFIISAGTNDMLLNYIASNRSAGPIAMLRYENHLIARLGNYTQVMRMLGARRFVFVGLPPIGCLPIARTLLGRDPDGCDSDLNQLAASFNSRLVQLSNFVNYQPRMKSAYIDTYTIIRAATDNPQNYGLTEVSRGCCGSGMIEVGQTCRGRRTCPDPSKYLYWDAVHPTETTNQLITSLMLDSIAGIYS
- the LOC119332240 gene encoding GDSL esterase/lipase At5g45950-like isoform X2 is translated as MRGFPLAGVLVALLLAAGELHCAATAAPAPPAKASAPPPQHPGAPPQHAPPSPPRRHRSSHGRAPPVPRKQDPPSSPPPPPPKQDPPPPSPPQQQQDPPSPPPQQIIPPIQVVPPIQDPDAAAPAQPPRGGNRSAVCTTLLVFGDSTVDPGNNNRLRTTAKANFPPYGINFYGRRPTGRFTNGRLATDMLADKLGIMRTIPGFLDPTLKLGQLRKGVSFASAGSGYDDITANTLSALPFRRQLWHFWRYKQLIRALLGLRRAERIVNRATFIISAGTNDMLLNYIASNRSAGPIAMLRYENHLIARLGNYTQVMRMLGARRFVFVGLPPIGCLPIARTLLGRDPDGCDSDLNQLAASFNSRLVQLSNFVNYQPRMKSAYIDTYTIIRAATDNPQNYGLTEVSRGCCGSGMIEVGQTCRGRRTCPDPSKYLYWDAVHPTETTNQLITSLMLDSIAGIYS